In Streptomyces sclerotialus, one genomic interval encodes:
- a CDS encoding aldo/keto reductase, protein MWKTKLADNFSVSALGLGCSSMSYGYGSGPRDDKESTRVIHRALDLGIDLFDTADVYGPFTNEELLGRALEHRDDEAVVATKCGMIARPDGKFVRNGRPEHLRRACEASLRRLRTDTIGLYQLHRVDPAVPLAETWGALGELVTEGKVRALGISHATCEELDEVHAVFPLTTVQYELSVWAPQNKRDILPWCRRNGVGFLAFAPIGRGFLSGTLTHEHLHTGDSRVRDPRFRAEAMRANEAILETLRAVADRHGDATPSQVAIAWALAQGPDVVPIPGTRHLHWLEENVAAAGLRLTEADLHQLDNLPTAVGEMHWDSFRNRRSDGTEAHGSTAGGA, encoded by the coding sequence ATGTGGAAGACCAAACTGGCCGACAATTTCTCCGTGAGCGCGCTCGGCCTCGGTTGCAGTTCGATGTCCTACGGTTATGGATCCGGCCCGCGGGATGACAAGGAATCCACCCGTGTCATCCACCGGGCCCTGGATCTCGGCATCGACCTCTTCGACACGGCCGATGTCTACGGGCCCTTCACCAACGAGGAACTGCTCGGCCGCGCGCTCGAACACCGCGACGACGAGGCCGTCGTCGCCACCAAGTGCGGAATGATCGCCCGGCCCGACGGCAAGTTCGTCCGCAACGGCCGGCCGGAGCATCTGCGCCGGGCCTGCGAGGCCTCGCTGCGCCGGCTGCGGACCGACACGATCGGCCTCTACCAACTGCACCGCGTGGACCCCGCCGTCCCGCTCGCGGAGACCTGGGGCGCCCTCGGCGAACTGGTCACCGAAGGCAAGGTCCGGGCGCTCGGCATCTCGCACGCCACCTGCGAGGAACTGGACGAGGTGCACGCCGTCTTCCCGCTCACCACGGTCCAGTACGAGCTGTCGGTCTGGGCGCCGCAGAACAAGCGGGACATCCTGCCGTGGTGCCGGCGCAACGGCGTCGGCTTCCTCGCCTTCGCGCCCATCGGGCGTGGTTTCCTCTCGGGCACGCTCACGCACGAGCACCTGCACACCGGCGACTCCCGGGTCCGGGACCCGCGGTTCCGGGCCGAGGCCATGCGCGCCAACGAGGCCATCCTCGAAACCCTGCGCGCGGTCGCCGACCGCCACGGCGACGCCACACCGTCCCAGGTGGCCATCGCCTGGGCGCTCGCGCAGGGCCCGGACGTGGTCCCGATACCGGGGACCCGGCACCTGCACTGGCTGGAGGAGAACGTGGCGGCGGCCGGACTGCGGCTCACGGAAGCGGACCTGCACCAGCTCGACAACCTGCCGACAGCGGTGGGCGAGATGCACTGGGACAGCTTCCGGAACCGCCGTTCGGACGGTACGGAAGCGCACGGCAGCACGGCGGGCGGCGCCTGA
- a CDS encoding PH domain-containing protein yields the protein MTAVEVPERDAHTQEPPDGDVPWERLNARLIWVNLARLLLSLLPTALSLLFLGTGRRLADLWPALVATGIGVFISVSDVVRWLRTRYRVTEELVEIKTGRILRVYRQVPRERIRAVDLKAKLRHRLAGLRVVFISSGRTRPALKLDAVSKDMAEALRRELVPGTAADEADAAARETPIARVRWFWIFYNVINIWGMLVGGLLLWSLDSMLALVGADLIGALDRVIDGLSPNSYVRYALWAGVVFVLGLAALASGFIKDNWDFELVRKTKEDGTALVTRQGLLSTREVDRDDRRLRGIHLSEPLFWRWIRLTETAVISTGLASWSLTSEPASSILPRGPADEARRVAALVLPGPVPPLEAPLRRHPRAALFRRLLWAVTFCVVLAGLLAWLGATRAVPGGLWVVPLWALPLTAVPAVVAYRALGHTYAGRYLVMRHGLSRRQTAVLHRDAVLGLKVRQTLVQRWLGLVSVGTPTAAGLRFYQAPDMRVEQFLTLTGEAVPELLAEFLVTAPTGPTQHPGINARQQLPDRRSDAK from the coding sequence GTGACGGCCGTGGAGGTCCCGGAGCGCGACGCCCACACGCAGGAGCCGCCGGACGGTGACGTGCCCTGGGAGCGACTCAATGCTCGGCTGATCTGGGTCAACCTGGCGCGGCTCCTGCTGTCCCTCCTGCCGACCGCCCTGTCGCTGCTCTTCCTGGGCACCGGTCGGCGCCTGGCGGACCTGTGGCCCGCGCTGGTCGCGACCGGCATCGGCGTGTTCATCAGCGTCTCCGACGTCGTCCGCTGGCTGCGCACGCGCTACCGCGTCACCGAGGAACTCGTCGAGATCAAGACAGGACGGATCCTGCGCGTCTACCGCCAGGTCCCCCGGGAGCGAATCCGCGCGGTCGACCTCAAGGCGAAGCTGCGGCACCGGCTCGCCGGACTGCGGGTGGTCTTCATCAGCTCCGGCAGGACCCGGCCCGCCCTGAAGCTGGACGCCGTCTCCAAGGACATGGCCGAGGCCCTGCGCCGGGAGCTGGTGCCCGGCACGGCGGCGGACGAGGCGGACGCGGCCGCGCGGGAGACCCCCATAGCGCGGGTGCGCTGGTTCTGGATCTTCTACAACGTCATCAACATCTGGGGGATGCTCGTCGGCGGGCTGCTGCTGTGGAGCCTGGACTCGATGCTGGCGCTGGTCGGCGCCGACCTCATCGGCGCGCTCGACCGCGTCATCGACGGGCTCTCCCCGAACAGCTACGTCCGGTACGCGCTGTGGGCCGGCGTGGTCTTCGTCCTCGGCCTCGCGGCGCTGGCAAGCGGATTCATCAAGGACAACTGGGACTTCGAGCTCGTCCGGAAGACCAAGGAGGACGGCACCGCACTGGTCACCCGGCAGGGCCTGCTGTCCACCCGGGAGGTCGACCGCGACGACCGGCGCCTGCGCGGCATCCACCTCAGCGAGCCGCTGTTCTGGCGCTGGATACGGCTCACCGAGACGGCCGTCATCTCCACCGGGCTCGCGAGCTGGTCGCTCACCAGCGAGCCCGCCAGCAGCATCCTGCCGCGCGGACCGGCCGACGAGGCCCGGCGGGTGGCGGCGCTCGTCCTGCCGGGTCCGGTGCCTCCCCTGGAGGCTCCGCTGCGCCGTCATCCGCGTGCCGCGCTGTTCCGGCGGCTGCTGTGGGCCGTGACGTTCTGCGTCGTGCTCGCCGGACTGCTGGCCTGGCTGGGCGCCACGCGGGCGGTGCCCGGCGGGCTGTGGGTGGTCCCGCTGTGGGCGCTCCCGCTGACGGCCGTGCCGGCGGTGGTCGCCTACCGGGCGCTGGGACACACCTACGCCGGCCGCTACCTGGTCATGCGGCACGGCCTGTCACGGCGGCAGACCGCGGTGCTGCACCGGGACGCCGTACTGGGCCTGAAGGTCCGCCAGACGCTGGTGCAGCGATGGCTGGGCCTGGTGAGTGTGGGCACGCCCACCGCGGCGGGACTGCGCTTCTACCAGGCTCCCGACATGCGGGTGGAGCAGTTCCTGACACTCACCGGTGAGGCCGTTCCCGAACTGCTCGCCGAGTTTCTGGTCACCGCGCCGACCGGCCCCACGCAGCACCCGGGAATTAATGCCCGGCAACAACTCCCGGACCGCCGGTCCGATGCGAAATGA
- a CDS encoding PH domain-containing protein: MTGEGVPPLALVADTGQALVRPPRHRVERRAIWWWTIRVVLSMAVVVGALVLTYWLWEESRPWTGPVLVCTAAVHVVTGAVMPRWRYHVHRWECTDQAVYELKGWLVREWRIVPVSRIQSVDVARGPVQQWLGLATLRVVTASQEGHIKIVGLDADVVAREAAELTALTQATPGDAT; encoded by the coding sequence ATGACTGGAGAAGGAGTGCCCCCTCTGGCGCTGGTGGCCGATACCGGCCAGGCCCTCGTACGCCCGCCCCGCCACCGCGTCGAGCGACGGGCCATCTGGTGGTGGACGATCCGCGTGGTGCTGTCCATGGCCGTCGTGGTCGGCGCACTGGTCCTGACGTACTGGCTGTGGGAGGAATCCCGGCCCTGGACCGGGCCGGTGCTCGTCTGTACGGCGGCCGTCCACGTGGTGACCGGGGCGGTCATGCCCAGGTGGCGCTACCACGTCCACCGCTGGGAGTGCACCGACCAGGCCGTCTACGAGCTCAAGGGGTGGCTGGTGCGGGAGTGGCGGATCGTCCCCGTCTCCCGCATCCAGAGCGTCGATGTGGCCCGCGGCCCCGTACAGCAGTGGCTCGGCCTGGCCACGCTCCGGGTGGTCACCGCCTCACAGGAGGGCCACATCAAGATCGTCGGTCTGGACGCCGACGTCGTGGCGCGGGAAGCGGCGGAGCTCACCGCTCTCACCCAGGCCACTCCGGGGGACGCGACGTGA
- a CDS encoding LmbU family transcriptional regulator, protein MKPCSAGVRTASACRPGPAFRPAGETAARRPERATGYPPVRLNWPFRRCVGLFTRDVEAFGVVRRNAALQRKAVGAVLHGVLRSSVSEAVPRGRPEPDPTAVLDQAMRRRTALCLPRGMTIDTWRSLGRQIHEISSSSAWWLGDWLLYGQSEFPNRYKHAMAQTSLDYQTLRNYAWVARRFAPDERYGDVSFQHHAEVAGLQPEERGRWLRLAQEHGWSRNELRRQVRAQRGSAGGEHPALLKIKPDGDQRELWQAAALHTGKDLLTWITAVLDDAAKWAPVTSR, encoded by the coding sequence ATGAAGCCGTGTTCCGCGGGTGTCCGTACCGCCTCCGCTTGCCGTCCTGGGCCGGCCTTCCGTCCCGCCGGCGAGACGGCTGCGCGCCGTCCGGAACGCGCCACCGGCTACCCGCCCGTCCGTCTCAACTGGCCGTTTAGACGTTGTGTAGGTCTCTTCACGAGGGATGTGGAAGCTTTCGGAGTCGTACGACGCAACGCAGCACTACAGCGAAAGGCGGTGGGGGCAGTGCTCCATGGAGTTCTGCGCAGTTCGGTGAGTGAGGCCGTACCCAGGGGGCGGCCGGAACCCGACCCGACAGCCGTGCTCGACCAGGCGATGCGAAGAAGAACGGCCCTGTGCCTCCCCCGCGGGATGACCATCGACACGTGGCGCAGCCTGGGGCGGCAGATCCACGAGATTTCCAGCTCCTCCGCATGGTGGCTCGGCGACTGGCTCCTCTACGGTCAGTCCGAGTTCCCCAACCGCTACAAGCACGCGATGGCACAGACCTCGCTCGACTACCAGACCCTGCGGAACTACGCATGGGTGGCCCGGCGGTTCGCGCCCGACGAGCGGTACGGCGACGTCAGCTTCCAGCACCATGCCGAGGTCGCCGGCCTGCAGCCGGAGGAACGGGGCCGCTGGCTGCGGCTGGCACAGGAGCACGGCTGGTCACGGAACGAACTGCGGAGGCAGGTCCGCGCGCAGCGCGGCAGCGCAGGCGGTGAGCATCCCGCCCTGCTGAAGATCAAACCGGACGGGGACCAGCGGGAACTGTGGCAGGCCGCCGCCCTGCACACCGGCAAGGACCTGCTGACGTGGATCACCGCGGTGCTCGACGACGCCGCGAAGTGGGCGCCCGTAACCAGCCGTTGA